From one Eptesicus fuscus isolate TK198812 chromosome 3, DD_ASM_mEF_20220401, whole genome shotgun sequence genomic stretch:
- the NFKBIZ gene encoding NF-kappa-B inhibitor zeta isoform X1, which translates to MIVDKLLDDSRGGEGLLDAAGDCGLMTSPLNLAYFYSASPPAAAPGACDAGCSASGPSAPGSPGSDSSDLSSASAVSSCGAVESRPRGSARAERLQAEPHMGVGRQQRGPFQGVRVKNSVKELLLHIRSHKQKASGQATDDFKTQGVNREQFAELTNTVSYSGKRKGPDSLSDGPACKRPALLHTQFLTPPQTPTPAESMEDAHPSEPKQDSSADLLQNIINIKNEYSPVSLNTVQVSWMSPAVVPQSSPHEQCQDFRGGQIFSPPQKYQPLQVSSSPHMMDQASMYQYSPQNQNMQPQPQPQSQHYTHNPALEYSPYSRTSQSPNYEPNFFGDQELQFCSNQSFASLLTSHGECENVAVPIQTSPSVQQQNDTHLQNFSMMPHSACEAMAGHDAGSVPLSTSLPFQNIIGDSTNTTQLGKSFFQWQVEQEESKLANISQDQFLSKDADGDTFLHIAVAQGRRALSYVLARKMNALHMLDVKEHNGQSAFQVAVAANQHLIVQDLVNLGAQVNTTDCWGRTPLHVCAEKGHSQVLQAIQKGAVMSNQFVDLEATNYDGLTPLHCAVVAHNAVVHELQRNEQPHSPEVQELLLKNKSLVDTIKCLIQMGAAVEAKDRKSGRTALHLAAEEANLELIRLFLELPSCLSFVNAKAYNGNTALHVAASLQYRVTQLDAVRLLMRKGADPSSRNLENEQPVHLVPDGPVGEQIRRILKGKSIQQRAPPY; encoded by the exons ATGATCGTGGACAAGCTGCTGGACGACAGCCGCGGCGGAGAGGGGCTGCTGGACGCGGCCGGCGACTGCGGCCTCATGACCAGCCCGCTGAACCTGGCCTACTTCTACAGCGCgtcgccgcccgccgccgcccccggcgCCTGCGACGCCGGCTGCTCGGCGTCGGGGCCCTCGGCGCCCGGCTCGCCGGGCTCCGACTCCTCCGACCTGTCCTCCGCCTCGGCCGTGTCCTCCTGCGGCGCCGTCGAGTCCCGGCCGAGAGGCAGCGCCCGCGCCGAGCGGCTGCAAG CTGAGCCCCATATGGGGGTTGGAAGGCAGCAGAGAGGACCCTTTCAAGGTGTTCGTGTGAAGAACTCAGTGAAGGAGCTCCTGCTGCACATCCGAAGTCATAAACAGAAGGCTTCTGGCCAGGCCACAGATGATTTTAAG ACACAAGGTGTGAACAGAGAGCAATTTGCAG AGTTGACAAACACTGTGTCATATAGCGGGAAAAGGAAAGGACCTGATTCATTGTCTGATGGACCAGCTTGTAAAAGGCCAGCTTTGCTGCACACCCAGTTTTTG acaCCACCTCAAACACCAACACCTGCAGAGAGCATGGAAGATGCTCACCCCAGTGAACCCAAACAGGACAGCAGTGCTGACCTGCTTCAGAACATTATCAACATTAAGAATGAATACAGCCCGGTCTCCCTGAACACTGTCCAAGTTAGCTGGATGAGCCCTGCGGTGGTCCCTCAGAGCTCTCCCCACGAGCAGTGCCAGGACTTCCGTGGAGGGCAGATCTTCAGTCCACCTCAGAAGTACCAACCTTTGCAAGTCAGCAGCTCCCCACACATGATGGATCAGGCTTCCATGTACCAGTATTCTCCTCAGAACCAGAACatgcagccgcagccgcagccgcagtcACAGCACTATACCCACAACCCAGCTCTGGAATACAGTCCTTATTCCAGAACTTCCCAGTCTCCCAACTATGAACCAAACTTCTTTGGTGACCAAGAACTACAGTTCTGCTCAAACCAAAGTTTTGCATCCCTTTTAACTAGTCACGGGGAATGTGAGAATGTTGCTGTTCCCATTCAGACTTCCCCCAGTGTTCAGCAACAAAATGACACCCACCTGCAAAACTTCAGCATGATGCCGCACAGTGCCTGTGAGGCCATGGCGGGGCACGATGCAGGCTCTGTGCCTTTAAGCACCTCACTGCCATTCCAGAACATCATCGGAGATTCAACGAACACCACACAGTTAGGGAAGTCATTTTTTCAGTGGCAAGTAGAGCAGGAAGAAAGCAAACTGGCAAATATCTCCCAAGACCAGTTTCTTTCAAAGGATGCAGATGGTGACAC GTTCCTCCATATTGCTGTTGCCCAAGGGCGAAGGGCACTTTCCTATGTCCTTGCAAGAAAGATGAATGCACTTCACATGCTGGATGTTAAAGAGCACAATGGACAG AGTGCCTTTCAGGTGGCGGTGGCTGCCAATCAGCATCTTATTGTGCAGGATCTGGTGAACCTTGGAGCCCAGGTGAACACCACCGACTGCTGGGGGAGAACCCCTCTGCACGTCTGTGCTGAGAAGGGCCACTCCCAGGTGCTTCAG gcAATTCAGAAGGGTGCGGTGATGAGCAATCAGTTTGTGGATCTTGAGGCAACTAACTATGATG GCCTGACTCCTCTGCACTGTGCGGTCGTGGCCCATAATGCTGTGGTGCATGAACTCCAGAGAAATGAACAGCCACATTCACCTGAAGTTCAGGAGCTTTTACTGAAGAATAAGAGTCTGGTTGACACCATTAAGTGTCTGATTCAAATGGGGGCAGCAGTGGAAGCTAAG GATCGTAAAAGTGGCCGCACAGCCCTGCATTTGGCAGCTGAGGAAGCAAATCTGGAACTCATTCGCCTCTTTCTGGAGCTGCCCAGTTGCCTGTCTTTCGTGAATGCAAAG GCTTACAATGGAAACACTGCCCTCCATGTTGCTGCCAGCCTGCAGTATCGGGTGACGCAGCTGGACGCAGTCCGCCTGTTGATGAGGAAGGGAGCAGACCCAAGTTCTCGGAACTTGGAGAACGAGCAGCCAGTGCATTTGGTTCCTGATGGCCCTGTGGGAGAGCAG ATCCGACGTATCCTGAAGGGAAAGTCCATTCAGCAGAGAGCTCCACCATATTAG
- the NFKBIZ gene encoding NF-kappa-B inhibitor zeta isoform X2, with protein MIVDKLLDDSRGGEGLLDAAGDCGLMTSPLNLAYFYSASPPAAAPGACDAGCSASGPSAPGSPGSDSSDLSSASAVSSCGAVESRPRGSARAERLQAEPHMGVGRQQRGPFQGVRVKNSVKELLLHIRSHKQKASGQATDDFKTQGVNREQFAELTNTVSYSGKRKGPDSLSDGPACKRPALLHTQFLTPPQTPTPAESMEDAHPSEPKQDSSADLLQNIINIKNEYSPVSLNTVQVSWMSPAVVPQSSPHEQCQDFRGGQIFSPPQKYQPLQVSSSPHMMDQASMYQYSPQNQNMQPQPQPQSQHYTHNPALEYSPYSRTSQSPNYEPNFFGDQELQFCSNQSFASLLTSHGECENVAVPIQTSPSVQQQNDTHLQNFSMMPHSACEAMAGHDAGSVPLSTSLPFQNIIGDSTNTTQLGKSFFQWQVEQEESKLANISQDQFLSKDADGDTFLHIAVAQGRRALSYVLARKMNALHMLDVKEHNGQSAFQVAVAANQHLIVQDLVNLGAQVNTTDCWGRTPLHVCAEKGHSQVLQAIQKGAVMSNQFVDLEATNYDGLTPLHCAVVAHNAVVHELQRNEQPHSPEVQELLLKNKSLVDTIKCLIQMGAAVEAKDRKSGRTALHLAAEEANLELIRLFLELPSCLSFVNAKAYNGNTALHVAASLQYRVTQLDAVRLLMRKGADPSSRNLENEQPVHLVPDGPVGEQLKLLYQICYQCQNVC; from the exons ATGATCGTGGACAAGCTGCTGGACGACAGCCGCGGCGGAGAGGGGCTGCTGGACGCGGCCGGCGACTGCGGCCTCATGACCAGCCCGCTGAACCTGGCCTACTTCTACAGCGCgtcgccgcccgccgccgcccccggcgCCTGCGACGCCGGCTGCTCGGCGTCGGGGCCCTCGGCGCCCGGCTCGCCGGGCTCCGACTCCTCCGACCTGTCCTCCGCCTCGGCCGTGTCCTCCTGCGGCGCCGTCGAGTCCCGGCCGAGAGGCAGCGCCCGCGCCGAGCGGCTGCAAG CTGAGCCCCATATGGGGGTTGGAAGGCAGCAGAGAGGACCCTTTCAAGGTGTTCGTGTGAAGAACTCAGTGAAGGAGCTCCTGCTGCACATCCGAAGTCATAAACAGAAGGCTTCTGGCCAGGCCACAGATGATTTTAAG ACACAAGGTGTGAACAGAGAGCAATTTGCAG AGTTGACAAACACTGTGTCATATAGCGGGAAAAGGAAAGGACCTGATTCATTGTCTGATGGACCAGCTTGTAAAAGGCCAGCTTTGCTGCACACCCAGTTTTTG acaCCACCTCAAACACCAACACCTGCAGAGAGCATGGAAGATGCTCACCCCAGTGAACCCAAACAGGACAGCAGTGCTGACCTGCTTCAGAACATTATCAACATTAAGAATGAATACAGCCCGGTCTCCCTGAACACTGTCCAAGTTAGCTGGATGAGCCCTGCGGTGGTCCCTCAGAGCTCTCCCCACGAGCAGTGCCAGGACTTCCGTGGAGGGCAGATCTTCAGTCCACCTCAGAAGTACCAACCTTTGCAAGTCAGCAGCTCCCCACACATGATGGATCAGGCTTCCATGTACCAGTATTCTCCTCAGAACCAGAACatgcagccgcagccgcagccgcagtcACAGCACTATACCCACAACCCAGCTCTGGAATACAGTCCTTATTCCAGAACTTCCCAGTCTCCCAACTATGAACCAAACTTCTTTGGTGACCAAGAACTACAGTTCTGCTCAAACCAAAGTTTTGCATCCCTTTTAACTAGTCACGGGGAATGTGAGAATGTTGCTGTTCCCATTCAGACTTCCCCCAGTGTTCAGCAACAAAATGACACCCACCTGCAAAACTTCAGCATGATGCCGCACAGTGCCTGTGAGGCCATGGCGGGGCACGATGCAGGCTCTGTGCCTTTAAGCACCTCACTGCCATTCCAGAACATCATCGGAGATTCAACGAACACCACACAGTTAGGGAAGTCATTTTTTCAGTGGCAAGTAGAGCAGGAAGAAAGCAAACTGGCAAATATCTCCCAAGACCAGTTTCTTTCAAAGGATGCAGATGGTGACAC GTTCCTCCATATTGCTGTTGCCCAAGGGCGAAGGGCACTTTCCTATGTCCTTGCAAGAAAGATGAATGCACTTCACATGCTGGATGTTAAAGAGCACAATGGACAG AGTGCCTTTCAGGTGGCGGTGGCTGCCAATCAGCATCTTATTGTGCAGGATCTGGTGAACCTTGGAGCCCAGGTGAACACCACCGACTGCTGGGGGAGAACCCCTCTGCACGTCTGTGCTGAGAAGGGCCACTCCCAGGTGCTTCAG gcAATTCAGAAGGGTGCGGTGATGAGCAATCAGTTTGTGGATCTTGAGGCAACTAACTATGATG GCCTGACTCCTCTGCACTGTGCGGTCGTGGCCCATAATGCTGTGGTGCATGAACTCCAGAGAAATGAACAGCCACATTCACCTGAAGTTCAGGAGCTTTTACTGAAGAATAAGAGTCTGGTTGACACCATTAAGTGTCTGATTCAAATGGGGGCAGCAGTGGAAGCTAAG GATCGTAAAAGTGGCCGCACAGCCCTGCATTTGGCAGCTGAGGAAGCAAATCTGGAACTCATTCGCCTCTTTCTGGAGCTGCCCAGTTGCCTGTCTTTCGTGAATGCAAAG GCTTACAATGGAAACACTGCCCTCCATGTTGCTGCCAGCCTGCAGTATCGGGTGACGCAGCTGGACGCAGTCCGCCTGTTGATGAGGAAGGGAGCAGACCCAAGTTCTCGGAACTTGGAGAACGAGCAGCCAGTGCATTTGGTTCCTGATGGCCCTGTGGGAGAGCAG ctaaaGTTGCTATATCAAATCTGTTATCAATGTCAAAATGTCTGTTGa